The region GCAGATAGTGGCAACGCGGTGTCGTGGCGATGCGGCACGGCGGACCTCGAAGCCCCGAAAAGTCCTACGTAAAACGAATATCAAAGTGCTGAGCATTTTTAGCACAGCGGAAGAAACGGATGAGGCGTGAATTCTGCATGAGGCACAGCGAGAAGGCCCGGAGCGCTGCGCTCTACCGAAGCGGATGATCCCGTAAAGGCACAGTGCCGTGTTGAACCAACATGCGATGACGAGTTGAAGTTGAAGACGACGGTCCTAGTAGCTGTTGGAGATGGCGGCGCGGTTGGTAGCGTCCGCTGTACTGCGCCATACGAAACGGGGCATGTCGTGTCATCGGAGTTGCTGGGAGCCCCTCACTTGACAAACAAAATTTTCTGTGCTGATCGATGGCCATATATGCGACCGCTGTCAGTAGTATGATGTTGGAAGAGAGGAGACGTGGGCTATAGAGGCCATCACTCCGCATGTGTAGGCATCTTTGCCGCAGCAGTGCATTCATCCAACCATGGATGCCACTGTGTTGGCATCATCATAACCGCTGATAGCGCATATCCTTGTACAGAATTCTTACTCCGTAACAAGCGCTCGCAACTTGTTTCAATATCACATCCATGCTGGGTCTAGATGTTTAGATCTGCTGTATGGACTGAAGATTCATCCCCAACAGCCGTTGTGGCGGCCGTTGAACCTACAAGGCAGGCGGCTTACTTTGAAATATTTTAGCCTGTGGCATTTGTCCCTGCATGGTCGCATGAGCGTTGTCTAGCCTTCTCGGATTGTCCAATAGCCATACGTGCAACCGCTGCCGTGATGAAGAGATTGCTCAATGTCACCGTGTCTCAGTATGCGATATTGGGTCGTCACGTGGGCCACATCTCACCTCAGCGCCAAATTCAGGGATGCAGTTGGTGAGGTGGCCACGTGCATCGAGTGAGTGAGAGAGTCCAGTCGCGTGGTTGGCATTCGCGATGGAGTTTGTAGTGGCTGCAACAGGCACAAAACCCATTGTCCATGCGTGGATGACAAAGAAGAGTAAGCTGCAGTAGTCGGGCGGCAATTAAACGAATGAGAAAGATATGGTGATGTCAAGCACACCGAGTAGGTGGAAATGCATCAGGGATCCCAGTCAAGTGCCCCCGGGTAGTGTAAATTACAAGTGTAAGAGAGCGTCACAACGACCAATACTTCTTCACAGAGATGCGCGCGTTGGGCTGAAGATATTGGCTGATGTGCTATTGAAGCTGCCGGCACGGCGATGAGGGTGGTGAGAAAGTTGTGAATGTCTAGGTGAGGTGTAGCTCGCTTGGCAGCGCTTATGGCTTCGGTTGTTGGCGCAGCCGAATGATGGCTCGGTGGGCATTAGGCGTGCAGAGCACGAGCTGCGAGCGTGTGCGATGTGGGAGTCCGAAGATACCGACATCGCGGTTCGAATTTCGGGCTGCGAAGGAGGCAGCAGCCTGTGACGTCTAGGGGTCTTGCAATTGCACGCAAGACGCAAGGTATTCTAGGCGAGGCTGAACGGGCCTTTAGAAAAAGCAAACATGGTCGCAAAAGCACGCGCACATGCCGCTCTTGGGCTTAATCGGGTTGGTTAAGAAGGCTGTCTGTATTTTGCATGGAGTCATGGCGAGGATACTGACGATGAGGTGCTGCGTGTGATAGTTTTTGGCGAGGCAGACTCTGTTGGTTCAGCCTCATGGAAGTTTAGCCGGGGAGCTACGACACAGGCCGGGTGCGAGTGGGATGCCGGCGGGCTAACTTTAGCAACGGGAAGGAACAGCCCGCTAGCCTTGTTTAGACCTGCAGATGGCAGGTGCAGCCCGTACAACTGCCCCGCGCAAGATGTGAAGATGGAGACAGGCATGTGCTGACCGTGAGGCTGTGGGTTGATGTCGGATAGGTGAAGAGCAGAGCAGGTTGGTGTCGAATATAGATTGGCGCACATGAAGTAAGCGACGGGGTGTGTGTGAAAGTGCTGGGGGGAATAGTCCAAGGAGCGGCAAGTGCTTCGCTGTGATTTACTGTTGCGGTTGCGTACTCAGATCAAGCCATGCCGCTGGCGACAGGCATTACCTGCAGCTGGGAGACTCTGCTGGAACTGAGATGCCGCTTGAATCCTGCTTCATCCCAAGGACCTGTCTGCGGGGACACCGACAATCGAGGAGAAGGATGAGGAGGAGCGCGGCACGTCATTTCGGAGAAAGCGACATGCGGTATCCTCAGCATGCAAAACGGGCAAGCCACGGCCGTGAATGACGATGCACGTAGCTGGAACGTGGTGTTGATTGATGGAAACAAAGTCGTGATCATGTCGTCCGGCCTGACTTCGGGACCAGTTTCTAACCTCGAGGCTGGAAGCAGTAACTAACGTTAAGTTTGGCTGGCCACGGCAACTGCCATGCCGCGATATGTGGACCTGACGGCAGGCGCTCTCGACCTCACGATATCTTAGTGTCTTGTACGCTCCAAAGCTGACACTGGCCCACCGCTGCAACCATGCCTTGACCTGGCCATCAACACCATACGTGTCTCGGCGCAAACATCTTCATCGGATTAGGTCACAGTGATTGCGCGGGCCGTGACTGAAGTGCAGCCAAATCTCGCCCTTGCAATCGCTTCCAGCCACATGCATCCAACCCATGCTACCCACACCATCTGGAGCCACACGGCATCCTCGCACGCATACCGACGCCTGGGACCTACTCATCCGAAGTAAGCAGTGCAATTCAATCCAATCCGAAGACTGTGATTACCGGCTATATGCCATGTTACGCCATGCTCCGTCGCCTGCACCTGCATTTGGAGTCTCACAGCATCGGCTTCGAGACCTTGTCCAGCATGGGAAGCACTCGAAAGGATGCGGCAAGTTACAGTAACTAGACCTCGTCCTCGGAGCATACTAGGCTGCAAGTGGACCGCTTATCTGATGCTGGCCTGCAGCCTCGTGCGCCATCTTGAGACTGGGACAGATGCCGCTCGCTGCGCTTGAGCAGAAACAGAAAATGCTATGGGTTTGCGCTCAGATTTAGTGCGAGAGCGTGATGCTCCTCGCACTCGCACCGCGAAAGCCGCCGACCGGGCCAGTGCGAGTGCGAGCACGTCTTGGCTGGGGTGTGGGCATTTTGAAATAACAGCGTGGGCCGCTCTCACACCCCACATTAACTTACTGTACGCGCCAGCTCGCAACCAACATGTCCCGCATATCTTGACCTGCTCCACGGGTTTCAATTCGCCTGCCCATGTAAGCCTTTACCATAGTTGCCGGGATCTATCCTAATTATCCACCCTCTCGGTTGCAGATGAGCTCAGCACACGGTGATTCAAGCAACGGTGCTGGCCCGACAGTCAGGCTCCCGAACCCCCATAATCCGCGATGCAGCCGACAGCCATGGCCAACCTAGAGGCGGCTCTATCGGCTGGGCTCACTCTGATGTGCAGCGGTTTGGACGCGTAAATGCAGGAGAGCTTAAGCCCAGAAAACCGGTCAAGGCTCTGACGTGCTGCCTACTGCCTACTGCATCTATACTGCGTCTGCCTGTCTGCGTGTCCAGCAAAACTCGTTGACCCTCATCAAATTTCTAGCCTCCATGTCATGTACGAGTGGACCAGTGAACCAGTGTCAATCCGCGGCCAGAGTGCACGCCCATGGTGCTTCGGCGCGACTCATTTGCCTTGTGCCTTGGAAGGCTGAAAAGCTTGGTGGTCGTGCTCCCAAGCTTTGCGCGAGCGGCCACGCTAGCAAAGTTCAAGGCCTCCCGCCTCACACGAGTAGCCCTACGCCCATAGCGCGCTGCCGTGTGGAGATTGGGTGAAGAGACAGGGACTGCGGGACAACCTGGCTGCCGCTTCATGTGCCCCCGGAGCGTCTGCTTACCGTGCTTACGCTCTGGATATTTGCACCTTGGCGAATCAACATGGCAAGACCATGGCTGTAATGCCATGCAGCAGAAAGTGTGCGTTACAGCTTTGGCCGTTGGAGCCATCGCCGACTTGCTATTCGGCGACAACATACGGTATGGCAGTGATACAGTACATGGCCGTCGTCCTGCGTGCTGCATGTGTTATAATGCACCGAGGCCTCTGACAGGCCTACACGCGAGGCTACACATCTGCCGCTCAGCACACCTGACAGTCCCCACTCGGACATGTCTTCCTCTGCAGGGGCGAGGGTTGCGAACCCGTGCGAATCGTGCGCCTGATTCCACTGCCTTACTCACCACCCTTCGATCGCCTTCTCTGCAAGGGGCATGAGGTATCCATGACAGCATACTTTGGTCCTGCCTCGTTGTCTGGGTAAGCAGGCAGCATGGTGCGCCGTTGCAGGAAGGCTGAGCGCCGTCATGCTCCACGCGAGTCGCTATTTCGGGTTCTCCATGGCTCTCTCCAAGCCACGCTCCTCTTAGTACCCAGTGTCAAGTTTGAGGCGGGAACGGTCCGCAGCCTGGCGTAGCGGTGCATTTGGACTGCCCACTCACCATGCCTCTCTTGTCCCATTTTTGGTGCGCGGACGCCTCGTCGCCCAATGTCACTGACGGAACCGGTTCGGTTGCACGCCCGCAGCCATGCCCGTGGGCTCAGGCGCTCAGGCCCATGGAGATGCCATGAGATCGGCCAGTGCACCGCCTATGGCGGATCCCTGGCAAGTTCCATGTATACTCCCTGTAAACCGGGCTTGCAGCGTCTATTCTCCTCGTCACGACCCAAAGCCCGTCCTCAAGTACGCTGCTCGTTCGGGGTTGGCCCAGGCACAGCCCGCAGATATTTACGGTCCCCTCTCCACAAACCCTTCTGGGCGTAGCATATCATCACTACAATTGTTGCAAATGCCTTGATTTGGAACGGCTTTAATTCCCATTCCGGCCTACAACACACCACGTCCACTAGTCTCCCCGGTCGACGGTTTCTTAACTCGACAATCCGTCGCCCGATCGTCCATCTCCATCCCGTGGGAGCTACGCCGACTCGTCCAAGACACGAGGACTGCCTCATAGCCGACTGCCACCACCAGATCTGGAACTATTAGCACGCTTTGGCCACATCCCCACTTGAGCCTCTGATCTCTCTTAGCCCCACCATCTCCAGTTCAGATATATACCATCCGCCGCCTCGTCTGCCAGTCATGTCCGAACCCCGTGAGACAGGAGGCCTCCCATTGGAACATACCACCAAACAACTACAGCATCCCCAAGGCAACACTACACTTCAACCAACTTCAACCAGCGTCGAACAATACCAAATCCCACCGCCATCAAACACTAAACGTAAGGGTGTAAAGATTGTTGGTTCTCGCCGTCGTACTGGAACCACCGAACAGGCAGCGCCCAGCCCCCACACCGACTCCTCCCGCTCTGAACAACGGTTGGCTTCTAGCTCTACGAGCATGGCGTCCCAAATGTCTTCAGTCCACTACACCAGGACTGGTCGTATCAGTAAAGCGAAGAAGGGTTTGAAAGTGCACAACTGCGACTGTGGAAGATCATACACGCGTGCAGAGCATCTCAGGTCGGCCAAGCCTCGCTTCCAAGCAGGACTCAACTAATGCTTTGCTACAGACGACACCAGAAGAACCACGCACAAGATGATGCGCTCTCATGCGAATTTGCTGGTTGTGATAAAGTTTTCTACAGAATGGATCTCCTGCTTCGGCACCAGGAGCGGCACAACGACCCCGGACACGATTCACGCCAGCAAAGTCAGGAAGTTTCTCCGCAGCCTGAATCCATCCCCATTTCCATCCCAGATCTTGAGCCAGTCACAATCAGTGCTACTGCAATTCCTCCAACAACATCTTACTACGCGCCCGTATCTCCCATGAACGAGTCGGCGTCACTCTCAAGGTATACAAAACCAACATTTCGTACTCCTCGAACGCCTCAAGCTCTTTCATCAAGTTTCAATCATTTTCCTTATCCTTCCAAGAATTTTACGTCCACCCCCAAGTGAGTTTCATTGTACATCTTGGAGCACATTTCCTGTCTCTTGATCATTGTCATATTTCATTGCCGATACAAATACTCATACATCTCTCAGTCACTCCAAGGGCCACCGTTCGCAATTTGCTCGCCACTCTGGAGCAGTTTCGATGCCAGTCGACGCCATGACACCCGGTCTATGGCACGAACCTTACAGCCCCACACCGGGCTACTCCTCTTCTAGCGGCTACGCTTCACCGATCGCACCGACCGACTTTCCACTATACGGCCACGCCCCTTACCATCGAACACGCACTCCCTCAAATGCATCATTTATAGATCAACCATGGTCTTACCAACCGCGATCGCCTGCCTCAACAACATCGAACATGGCTTTTCCATGGCCTCAGAGCGACAAGGGATCTACTGCCCCAGGCCTTGCCTACATGAACGTGTCTTATCCGATGACAAGCATGTCGATTCCTACCGGCATCGATCCAATGGTTGGGTATGGACACTTTGGTCCCAAGACAATGGGACAGAGGGACGAAGAGGAGGGGGCGATCCTCTTCGGAGAATATGGTATGGCTCCAATCGCGCACACTTATCCGTTTGAGCAATATCTTGACTATTACTGGAGGCTCTTTCATCCCACTTTCCCCGTCGTCCATAGATCTACCTTTATGAACCCGTCGCCGATGCTGCACGCAGCCATGATCTCAATCGGTGGTCACTACTCGAACGACAAGGGCGCCAAAAGGAAGTCTCGGGACCTCCATGATCAATGTATAAAGCTGCTTGAACGGGTAAGTTCTATGCACAATCACAAGAACATCAGCTGACGTATAATAAGAGGGATCACGAAGCTATGACCGACCCGGAACGGCTATGCGATTTCCAGGCAATGTTTCTTATTGAAGTTTTCTCCCAATACCGCGCTCGCCGGTCTGGAAAATTACTGTCGTCGAGGTTCGACAAAGTGTATCACAAAGCCGTCGGAAACTGCAGGAGCACGACTTTACGGTTGCGCGAACTTGTCTCAACTTCTACTCAGCTTGAGCATACAGCATCGGACCGTTGGATACACTGGGTTGAGTTAGCAACCTGGCAACGCTTGCTGCTATCTTGTTACGTTCTGGCGTTCCAACAACCGCTTCTCCTCGCTCGCGAAACTTTACACTCGCTTATTGAGAATACTCGCTTTGAGATTCCATTCCCCGAACATACCTCCCTCTGGGATGCTACAGGCTCGGCCGAGTGGGCTGCAACTATACTGGAACAATCCTACACACCAACATACGTTTACGAAATCACACCCGAGTCAACATTAACCTCTTTGGACACTTTTCAGTCTTCCGTCTTACTTGCAACGCACTACAACCTCCACGAGAATATTTCACCATACATCTCCTCCCCAACCGTGCCAGATGTCCAACATCTTCTGGACACTTCTCCAATCATCAAAAGAACACTACTTACGGCCAAACTTGTGCAGGTAACGCCTTTACGCGCGTTGATTGCTGTTTGGGGCGAGTCATGGATTCTTTCCGAGAAAGTCACATCTCCGCAAGTCTTTAACGCAATGAAGACAACACTCCGAACATGGCTTGCGCAGCTATGGTCTTCCAACGAATCAGAAACTCCACCAGTCAGAGAAGCGTTGAACCTCTCTGTAACGATCTTGAGAGAGGCGTTACAAGATCAAAGGGACATGGTAGAGCTCGAGATGGGAACAGATATGGGCATCTTCTTCTCTGGATTAGTCTTGTGGGCCATTACAGTCTCATCGGCGGCTCGATCGACAACAAATCCATCGTCAACCCAGGCAGTAGATCGTATGCCAGTATCTACAGGGGTAGGTGACCTTGCCTTTGGACTTGCTCATAGTCAACCACAATCACCTATCATCGAGGCAACCCCAGAGAACCCGCTCCTATCACATGCACAAATCATTATCAATACCATTTCTTTCCTCTCCGACGCGATGTACACGTTCTCCGATGTGGTACCTGTACAGCAGAGTCAAGGCGACCAACTTCGTCATCAAACTGGCTGTGTAAGTCTGCTTCTCTGGATCAAACTCCGCCTACGAGGCATACCTCTAGAAGAACCAAGCAGCGGCGTCGATACTTGGTCTTCTAAGCCCGGTGAAAGCCTTGGTGAGCTTCTTGACGGAATCATTAGCTCAATCGAGCGAGCTCTGGATCGCGGTTGGAGTGGGTGGGGTGTCTAAGCTTAGCCGCTCACCCCCTCTTTTCTGTCTGTTTTTTTCTCATTCCATGGCCGCAACGTCTTGCATGTAACGTTATGAGTTTTCTTCTCTCCACTTTTGTCTTCTTCATCATTTCAGCTTCACTGTACTGGGCATAGCGATGCATTAGGACTGGTCACTGGGCACACAGACACGATATCATGATTGCTTTCACGGCGGATACCCCCTGTTACTTTCCACTTTTCCGCACTCATATATCCCGTTTGCTTATTACAAGTAAACACACTTTTTCAGTCGTGTTATTTTTCGCATCGCATGAGTAAAATGACCCTTGTTGTTGTACAATTAGCTCAGACATTCTTTGTCGCCAATAGGTCTCGAAGAACATCCATATTTGCATACATATGCTTTTCCAACCAATGGTCTTGGGCATCATCCTACAGGATGCAGCTTTGCTGTGATGTTGTGATGCTGTGCCACGAGTCCGCAGGCAATGTGACGTTTTTTGAAACAAAGGTAATATAGGCGCATGAATGCAGCGTGCTGGGAAGGGATAGGGCATGTACAAGGTACCCGGCACGTGGTCGGTGTGTCTTATCTCGCTCCTTGCGTAGGATGAAATGTGATCCTGGGGGTGGAGGGAGGTGGTGTTGGCTGTGAGATCGGTAATATCATACCGGTGGGTTTTTGGACGGTATGCATGTGCAGTAAGCCCACGTACGCATGAGCTTGCTACGTACCCCCGAGCGCGAAAAGTCATGGTTAGGAATGCCATCTTGCCTTGGGAGTTGGTGTCAGAGTTTAGTAGTAAATAAATTAGATGTCTTGTTGAGTAGGATAACTGTTCCCGTTTTCCTAGTGAAAGAAGCACGCTCATGCGCTTTCCATCTCTACGTCTGCGCTTATGTTCCTGTACTGTACACCGTCTCTGCACCGCCTCCATCCCAATCCTGCAGGTTTCCCAGGAAGAAAGAGAGGGAGAGGAATCATGATGTCAATCCCTGGCTCAACTATATCTAAATTTCTGTTCTCAACAATCACGATGTTCCTGCTGTGACTACACGATAGAAAATGAAAATCATTCAGCCTTTAATGTCGTAAATCGCCTGCACGTGAAGTCGAATTCAGCTGCTCAGTCCATCACAAGAAAATCGCAGGTTGGCAAGTGGCAAAGTCTCAAACCATCACAGTCAAAGTCACAGCACAAGAAAAAAATGTTTAAACGTTCCGAATCCAATTCGTCATGAATGCTATATATTTACACATTTCAAAAAGATCTGTCCAAGCGCTGATCTCGCAGCCACTGTACAAGAGAAAAAAAGAATACAAAGAATCCACAGAATTCTCCTTGAAGAAAGGGGGGGGGGTTTCGCTCTCAGAGCCagcaaacaaacaaacaaacaaacaacAGATGAATGTTTCCAAAACACCAGGTTATATGCAATAGATGACAAGTCATCGATGGCTCTAGCTTACACTAGAAGTGTGAAGTGAGACGCTTACAAGTTGAAAGCGCGGGCGTGGCGGCGGGTCTTGCTGCTGGTGGTGGACTTGAGCCAGCTGATGAACTGGTCAATGGTGAAGCTCTCGGGGAGGGAAGAGCCGGAGCCGGAGCCAGTGGAAGGAGTGGAAGGAGTAGAAGGAGTAGAAGGAGCAGAGCCGCCGTTGGAAGGACCGGAGCCGGAGCCGTTGGAAGGAGTAGACTCGACAGGCTTGGAGGGAGCAGCAATGGGCGAGGCGGAagcagaggcagaggcagagggAGAATCAGCGGGGGTAGCAGGGGTAGCAGGGGTAGTAGAGCCGGAGCCACCGCTGCTGGAAGCAGTCCAGACCTTGGGGCCGGGGATGGTGTAATCAGTCTTTCCGCTGTAGATGTCGAACTTGACACCGGGGTCAGTGGCCTTGTAAGCCTTGGTCATGTCGACACCGGTAGCAGGGAGGGCGACGGAGCCGCTGCCAGTGACCTTGATCTGACCACAACCATTGTAGAACTGAGCTTTTTTTTCGGCTGCAGCCTCGTGAAGGCCGATGACCTCAGGGCGGATGAGGTAGCTACCGGGCTCGAGGTTGGGCAGGCTGACCTCGATGAGTCCCTTGTTGGCGATGAAGTTCTCAACTCCCCACTTTCCGCCGGAGAGACCATCCTCGTAGATCTTGGTCCAGACGGCGCCCTCGCCCTTGGAGTCGGCCTTTGCAATGTAGACCATGACGGGACCCTTGTGGGAGGGGGCGATCGGGTCGTCACCGTCGCCGGCGGAGGAGGGATCGTTGTGGTGCCATTGCATGCCGACCTTGGAGCCGGCGGCAACCTCAACCTCGTCGGAGGTGGCCTTTCCGCCGTTGCAGATCATGGCAGTGGAGGTGACATCGAGGATGGGGTTGTTGCCGTTGGAAGGGGTCTGGACGGCGAAGTGCTGGCCCATGTTCTTTCCGTTGATGACAAAGCTCTGGAAGGTGGTGTGCGCAGCGGCGAGGTTGGCAGCAGCCAGGATGATAGCAGACTTGGCGAACATGATGATAGTGTTGGTTGTGTTgggttgttgttgttgttggttGGTTCAAGTAAAAAAGCTGAGAGAATATCTTCAAAGATAGAATTTGTATGAAAGAATGGTAGACGAATGGATCGAAAGTGAGTGTGATGATAAAGAGAGAGTGAAAGTGAATGTCAGCTTCAAGCTTGATGCCCTTCAACTGTTGATGGCACATGTACCTCTTATACTTGCCCGCCTACACGGCATGGCCGCATTCTGACAAGATTAGTGCCCTCAGTGACAGGAAGGCTGACCATGCCAAGCTACACGGAATCCGCTTTCTGTGGACTGGCACTCATCATCCATCAATCTATCCCACGCCTACTAGCGCTAGATGTGGAGACGAGCCTCTCGCTAGCTGCCGCAGAGCGTTGGATCCAGGCTGGTTCAGGTCCCTGGGCCCATAATATGTGATGACTTATTACCCGAAAGAGATTTGGCAGCGTCGCTTGCATGCATCTGCCCGGAAAGGACCTGCACGAAGTGCGAAGCGTCGAATCAGTATCCAATTTTGTGGGAATCGTGAAACCACGTCCAAAAAGCTTGAACAGTTGCCCGACCTTGCCCACTCCATCGGCGTCAAACGAAACTTCATGCATTGAACCGCCAAGGGTGGCTCCGCTCATGCCGTCGCTGCCTACAACCGTAGACGTGCTCGTAGTTGATTGTTTCCATCAATGCTGAACGATTTATCCTTGCTGCTAAAACAAACAAGCACAATATCAACAAACTCCGAGGCATTAACCGTCCTCACTGCGCCTTCTTTGCCCGAACCGGGGTGCTCTTTCAATCATTCCACCCTGGATATGTAATGACGGACTTGAATCGAAAAACAATACTTCTAGAACCAGCTCTGCGACGGAGAAAAGGAGCTCGGTGAGCGGCAAGCAGTGGGGTGAGTTATTCCACCATTCGAGACGGTATGAAACGAACTTGGAGTGGGGGAGATTAGGGGACCGTGCCTGCCAAGACAACGGGTGGTGTTTCGAGCCACCCGAGGCTCCTCATCAAAGTACCAAAACCACACTTGCTTGTGATAGTTGGTCTGAATCGTGACGTCTTGTTTGTTTCGACTTGAATCGGGGTTTTTTTTCCACCGGCTATACTGCCGTGCGTATGTGCCATCCTGCCTCTGCTTCACAGTACGGTGGAGCGCTCCTTCACTTGACGCTGAAGGAAGCGACACAGTATTTACAGTGCTTATTGACGCTCGCCCTGAACGGTTGGTCCTATTGTTAGCGAGTCGCGCCGCAAAGCCGCGGTGGTGGGTGGATGTCCCGTGGCGTCTATGCATCAATAAACCGCCTGCACTGTGATGAGCCTTCAATCTCTGTGCCGGAATTTGTGCAACTTCCAGATGTCGCGAGATACCTCAGACTTGCTGGTTCCCAACATGTTCTATGAAGAGTTCGGACAGATGCGGACTGCTCGACGACGGATACGAGCTCACGGATAGCTGAAACGGTGATGTTCGTCGGAGTAGGTTGTATCATTGGCAATGCAGGGCGAGAGTGGTCCACGACTCGGTCTTCATAACTGTTAGGCGCCAGCCATGCTTCTATGGCTAACCATGCATTGCTCATTATTATTATAGTATAAATAAAATCCATCAACTTGGAAACCGTTCGCTCAGACAAGGAACAACCCTGGGATGAAAACCAGTGCAAGCAGCATCCAGCTCCGACATCTTGGCTGCAAGGCTGCCGCCCCCTTCTGACTCGTTGCTTTGGCCTGTCCGTTTAATCTACTCGAGCCAGCACTCGCGTCAGAAGTACTGGTCACACTTTGACTTCGCGTCGTGGTAGCTGGGAACAATGCAGTCCTAGTGCTACGACCCGAGATTCCATATATTAACTCAGTGGCTCCAGGCGCCAAACTTATTGTTGTTCTCCCACCATCTCCATAGACAGTAATCGTTCCACCAGGCGTCAATGTCTGTCCTCTGATGATGAAAGCTGTGCCACCCCCAGACATGGCGGTGAATGTCTCAGTGCCGATAGTGAGCAAAGGAGCATTCGTAACGATAGGCTGAGCAAGAGCGGATATGAAACTTGTTTGACCGTCGATGACTAAAGCTGTAGCTCCTGCGGCGAGTGAGATTGTTGTTCCTGATACCACTACAAAACCACCTGCGGTGAGTAATGCTGACCCGATCACGTAAGCTGTCCCGGTGCCCGGTAGTGGTCGAAATGTTGCGTCTCCGATAGTCAGAAGAGGCGCAGTTGTTAACGAAGAAGGGTTTGCCAAGGCCGAAGTGGCTCCATTGATCACAACAAAGGATGCGGACGGCGCGAGTGATAGCGTAGTGCCCAGGGCTGTTATCGCTGGGCCACCTGGGATCAGTGTCTGACCAGCAACTACAAACGTAGGGCCAGAGGGTTCTGACAGTGCACTAAAGACATCATTGCCGAGTGTAATAGCGGGAGGGGCATTGGCCTGTGTAACAGAGCTATCAAGTGTGAGCGTGGCACCGTTGGCAACAAGGAAGGACGCTGAAGGTCCAAGCGACAAAGTTGTTCCTGAAACTGTAATCGCCGAGCCTCCTGGGGCAAGAGTCTGCCCGGCAACGACAAATGTGTTTCCCGAGCTGGGAAGAGGCGAGAAGACGTTATTGCCAACAGTGACCGTCGGTGGCGTCGCAACTGGCACGGTCGCGCCTTTCAATGTAGAAGTTACTCCGTTGATAACCACTACACCTGCGGAGGGCGCAAGTGACAACGTAGTCCCAGGGACGGTGATTGCAGAACCGCCCGGGATAAGTGTCTGGCCAGAGATTACAAAGGTAGGACCCACGCCGGGATTGTTCTGATTGCTACCCCCAGTCGGCCTAGCCTGTGCTGAGATTGTCGAGCCGCCCACTACAATCTGTGGTGGATTGGTAGCAACTGGCACTGGCAGAGCTTGAGTAGAACCTGCAACGACTACAAAGGAAGCAGACTGATCAAGGCTAACGACTTGGCCACCAATAGTAGCTACACCACCCGGCGTCAAGGTCTG is a window of Pyrenophora tritici-repentis strain M4 chromosome 2, whole genome shotgun sequence DNA encoding:
- a CDS encoding endoglucanase B, with the protein product MFAKSAIILAAANLAAAHTTFQSFVINGKNMGQHFAVQTPSNGNNPILDVTSTAMICNGGKATSDEVEVAAGSKVGMQWHHNDPSSAGDGDDPIAPSHKGPVMVYIAKADSKGEGAVWTKIYEDGLSGGKWGVENFIANKGLIEVSLPNLEPGSYLIRPEVIGLHEAAAEKKAQFYNGCGQIKVTGSGSVALPATGVDMTKAYKATDPGVKFDIYSGKTDYTIPGPKVWTASSSGGSGSTTPATPATPADSPSASASASASPIAAPSKPVESTPSNGSGSGPSNGGSAPSTPSTPSTPSTGSGSGSSLPESFTIDQFISWLKSTTSSKTRRHARAFNL